The DNA window TGGGGCTCAGCGCGATCCTTTTCAATCTCTTCGTCATTTACGCAGTCATGAATCGCCGCAGTATGCGGAAGAACATTAACTTATTCATCGGCAACATGGCGTTTAGCGATATGATGATAGCAGTGTGGAATATCTCATTCGAGCTTGTTAACATCACCACCAGGTCCTGGCACTGGAGGGTGGAGGGAACAGGGGGGAGAATCCTGTGTAAATTATATTACTTTTCAGGCTCTATGGGCTACCTCGTGTCCCCCCTGACTTTGCTTTTTATCACAGTGGAGCGTTTCCGGGGTGTCAAGTCTCTAGCAGCAAAAGGCGTAACCCGTAAAGGACTGCTTTGCTACGTGGCTCTTACATGGCTTATACCAGCCTTGTTGTACTCGCCTTTTTTGTACTTCATGGATCTCATGAATTACCCGGACGGGACGCTTATGTGTGAGCGCATCATCCCAACCACGTACTACAAGGTCTATATCACACCATTGTACGGCGTCTTTGTGGTGTTATACTTTGCGATTGCGGCTCTGGGGTTCATGATCTTATGGCGGCTAAGAGACATGGAAACCTTTGTTAACTTGCCCGAAGTTCAGAGGCGTGCGCGCAAGCTTCGGGTCCGTAATGCCGTGCGGATGGTTCTATGTTCGCTTGGTACTTTCATTCTTCTTACCACTCCTTATCATGCACAGATCTTTGTATTCTTCTTCTTGGGTGGAGACTTGCAACTGTACTTCAAGGTCTACTATGGCATGCTGTTTCTTGTTTGCCTGAACTGCGCAGTCAGTCCGTGTATTTATTACGTATTTATCGAGGATTTCCGACAGGCCATGAGGAGAGTTTGGTCCATCGAGAGGCGAACGACAACAGCGACTCAAATGCAAACGAGAAACGCTGAGACAGTTATGTTGTAAATATAACTAATTCATATAATGACGAATGGAAAATAGCAGTTTTAACACGAATCGCCGCTTATAGGTTGGCCTTGTGAAAGATATAATTCAAATTGCCGAGCCCGTTTGATTAGATTGCGTATCGTGGGCAATGATAGACAGCTTTTGTGTTTAGGCTAAGGGGGGGCCGTGATAAGACCGACCAGGATTAACTGGACAGGCTCTACAGCCGTGAGCAGCCAGGGAAATTAAGCAGCGACGACGGCAACGCGAACGGCGACGGCAAAAAACAATTGAGAATTCTAAGTGCCAGACACCAGAAAAGTACTCGAAATGGactctgtctgatacatttcagccgtttctTTCAAACTACAACGTGAACACTCCCATCTTCTAGCGAGGATGTGAAGGCGTCGCGCTGAAAAATTATCCTAAGACTATCCTTGTTCGCTATGTTGAAAACTAGTTAATCAAAACTAGTTTAGAATTGAGCGCAAAGCAtgaaagcctttttttttgggggggggtgggtgcgtgggggggggggggggggtgggtgcgTTCTCCCTGCCGTCGTAGTTGCTTAGATTCCCTATTATCGAAGAGAGAAAAGTAAGCGATCAAGGACCGGttctagaaagcaggttagcacTAACCCAGGAATATATACGGCTATCTCGActtttgattggataaaaagggcttttaaccctgggttagcgttaacctgTTTCTAGGAACTCGGCTCAGGAGGTCAGACATACACTGTCTTGGCCATCCTTAGATAAACGTAGGACATAACCATACTTGCCTACAGGTATTAAAGTGCCTCATTGGACTCGCACCGCCCTATCGTCTTCATGAGTTCCACTATGCGCACGGGTTTAACTCCGGAAACACCAAAAACAGACTGTTTGCGTTTGCCCCTTGCCA is part of the Nematostella vectensis chromosome 13, jaNemVect1.1, whole genome shotgun sequence genome and encodes:
- the LOC5506850 gene encoding neuropeptide Y receptor type 5, giving the protein MGGNSTIAYPGWWWTSNAIRIAVIAIYAIVGLSAILFNLFVIYAVMNRRSMRKNINLFIGNMAFSDMMIAVWNISFELVNITTRSWHWRVEGTGGRILCKLYYFSGSMGYLVSPLTLLFITVERFRGVKSLAAKGVTRKGLLCYVALTWLIPALLYSPFLYFMDLMNYPDGTLMCERIIPTTYYKVYITPLYGVFVVLYFAIAALGFMILWRLRDMETFVNLPEVQRRARKLRVRNAVRMVLCSLGTFILLTTPYHAQIFVFFFLGGDLQLYFKVYYGMLFLVCLNCAVSPCIYYVFIEDFRQAMRRVWSIERRTTTATQMQTRNAETVML